A DNA window from Mycolicibacter terrae contains the following coding sequences:
- a CDS encoding flavin-containing monooxygenase: protein MAETDAGAGIERVEVLILGAGLCGVAAAIGLKQAGIDDVVIVERSDDVGGTWHHNTYPGCAVDIPSHVYSFSFALKPDWSRVYGKQAELEEYIASVVDDFGVRSMVRTHTELLDAQWDADACRWRITTDRGVVSARFFVIAAGPLHEPIIPELPGRDSFQGEAFHSSLWPSDLDLTGRNVVAIGTGASAIQFVPAVQPQVARLTVVQRTPSWVLPKPDWDITETSKRLMARMPILMKVLRAVTWLIMDTFLTAAVRSPRFARAMGLLGRLHIRRHIKDAWRRRALTPQYAPTCKRLCFSNDYYRALAQPNIDLVTSPAVEVREHSVVTADGRELPADTIVYGTGFQTLQHHPVTERVRGRSGETLAQVWKGDPKAHMGTTINGFPNAYMMFGPNVGTLSGFTMAEAQVRYIVGAIQAANRLGVAALDVTAVAQDGFVAEADQMLNKSTFALGGCNSYYLADGHRRVSLPWPGTMYSLTRRLRTFDVESYEPISHAATTPVH, encoded by the coding sequence ATGGCAGAGACGGACGCCGGAGCTGGCATTGAGCGCGTCGAGGTACTGATCCTCGGCGCAGGATTGTGTGGCGTTGCTGCCGCGATCGGACTGAAACAGGCCGGAATCGACGATGTCGTCATCGTCGAGCGTTCAGACGACGTCGGCGGGACCTGGCATCACAACACCTATCCGGGGTGTGCCGTCGACATCCCGTCTCACGTGTATTCATTCTCCTTCGCGCTCAAGCCCGACTGGTCACGCGTCTACGGGAAACAGGCCGAGCTCGAGGAGTACATCGCGAGTGTGGTCGATGACTTCGGGGTGCGCTCCATGGTGCGCACCCACACGGAACTACTCGATGCGCAGTGGGACGCCGATGCCTGCCGCTGGCGGATCACCACCGATCGCGGTGTCGTATCGGCGCGGTTCTTCGTGATCGCTGCCGGTCCGCTGCACGAGCCGATCATTCCCGAACTACCTGGGCGAGACAGTTTCCAAGGTGAGGCGTTTCACTCTTCGCTTTGGCCCTCCGACCTCGACCTCACCGGACGCAACGTCGTGGCGATCGGAACCGGTGCTTCGGCCATCCAGTTCGTTCCGGCGGTCCAACCGCAGGTGGCCCGGCTGACCGTGGTGCAACGCACGCCGTCGTGGGTACTGCCCAAGCCCGACTGGGACATCACCGAGACGTCGAAGCGGCTCATGGCGAGAATGCCGATCTTGATGAAGGTGCTCCGGGCAGTCACCTGGTTGATCATGGACACGTTCCTGACTGCCGCGGTCCGTTCGCCGCGGTTCGCCCGGGCGATGGGCCTGCTCGGTCGACTGCACATCCGCCGGCACATCAAGGACGCGTGGCGGCGGCGAGCGCTGACACCGCAGTACGCACCGACTTGCAAGCGCTTGTGTTTCTCCAACGACTACTACCGGGCGCTGGCCCAACCCAACATCGATCTGGTGACCTCGCCGGCTGTCGAAGTGCGTGAGCATTCCGTGGTGACCGCCGACGGGCGCGAACTGCCTGCGGACACCATCGTCTACGGCACCGGATTCCAGACCCTACAGCACCATCCGGTCACCGAGCGCGTCCGCGGCCGCTCCGGTGAGACTCTCGCCCAAGTGTGGAAGGGCGATCCCAAAGCTCACATGGGTACCACTATCAATGGATTTCCCAACGCGTACATGATGTTCGGTCCCAACGTCGGAACCCTGTCCGGGTTCACCATGGCCGAGGCGCAGGTCAGATACATCGTCGGCGCCATCCAGGCGGCCAACCGGCTGGGTGTGGCCGCCCTCGACGTGACTGCTGTGGCGCAGGACGGCTTCGTCGCCGAAGCCGACCAGATGTTGAACAAATCGACATTCGCGCTCGGTGGCTGCAACAGCTACTACCTTGCCGACGGTCATCGGCGGGTGTCATTGCCTTGGCCGGGCACGATGTACTCGCTGACCAGGCGGTTACGCACCTTCGACGTCGAATCGTACGAGCCGATCAGTCACGCGGCCACCACGCCGGTGCACTGA
- a CDS encoding alpha/beta hydrolase, translated as MLEVLDVGESTATHETPLLFIHGTSHAAWCWDEHFLHYFAELGYRALALNLRGHGRSPVQGSIRRVTLSAFAKDLHTAVCALETPPVLIGHSLGGFVIAKYLERYDASGAVLVASAPPHGSWGTLARALRHHPGVMLRGLLRGRLGPDFADPGLARSWFFSPDMPEELVVRYAKRLQQESDRALVDCLFRAPVRARSPIPMLVLAAERDFVFSARATASTACAYGGDWQLIPDLAHDVMLDTRWRAAADAVRLWLERQQF; from the coding sequence ATGCTAGAGGTCCTCGACGTCGGCGAATCGACCGCCACACACGAGACACCGCTGTTGTTCATCCACGGCACCTCCCATGCCGCATGGTGTTGGGATGAGCATTTCCTGCACTACTTCGCCGAACTCGGATACCGCGCCCTCGCGCTGAATCTGCGAGGTCACGGCCGCAGTCCCGTCCAGGGGTCGATACGTAGGGTCACGCTGTCCGCTTTCGCCAAAGACCTGCACACGGCTGTTTGCGCCCTGGAGACCCCGCCGGTTCTGATCGGGCACTCGCTGGGCGGGTTCGTCATCGCGAAGTACCTGGAACGCTACGACGCGAGTGGCGCGGTCCTGGTCGCCTCCGCACCGCCACACGGTTCGTGGGGGACGTTGGCGCGAGCCCTGCGTCACCATCCCGGTGTGATGCTGAGGGGGCTGCTACGCGGAAGGCTGGGGCCGGACTTCGCTGATCCGGGGCTCGCACGAAGTTGGTTCTTTTCGCCGGATATGCCTGAGGAGTTGGTGGTCCGCTACGCGAAGCGTCTGCAACAGGAGAGCGACCGCGCCTTGGTCGATTGCCTGTTTCGCGCTCCGGTGCGGGCGCGAAGTCCCATCCCGATGTTGGTTCTCGCCGCAGAACGCGATTTCGTGTTCAGTGCACGCGCAACCGCTTCCACGGCATGCGCGTACGGCGGCGACTGGCAGCTGATCCCGGACCTCGCACACGACGTGATGCTGGACACGCGATGGCGGGCTGCGGCCGATGCGGTTCGGCTCTGGCTGGAGCGGCAGCAATTCTGA
- a CDS encoding acyl-CoA dehydrogenase family protein translates to MLSREQCQLRDSIEKFVDTELIPNEREPMSPDVEKRIHAGLHRLGIWALGVPEHAGGAGGSQLDRIVMIEQLSRSLLGPDLIGRMGEPLSVLYAANPDQQLRYLHPVVRGEKLGAFALTEATGGTDPVGNMATTAVRNGSGWTVSGRKCFVSLGDIADYVVVFARTDRSAGVKGITAFIVDADTPGFSVVRRIPTMGSMAPAEIDLRDCFVPDGNRLGEPGQGFMLAQQLLGTARLEIGARAAGACERLIDLAIDQVNNRESFGATLATQQGVQWILADCALDLEIVRNLTYSAASREGDAVAAQRMRHSITKVVASEAVCRIADRVLQLFGGWGYSTDLPVERFYREARLWRIVEGPNEIHRSLIGRLLAQNGARVLRP, encoded by the coding sequence GTGCTGTCCCGCGAGCAGTGCCAGCTTCGCGACTCGATCGAGAAGTTCGTTGACACCGAGCTGATCCCGAATGAACGCGAGCCGATGTCCCCCGACGTCGAGAAGCGTATCCACGCTGGGCTACACCGGCTGGGAATCTGGGCCCTCGGCGTACCCGAACACGCCGGCGGGGCGGGCGGCAGCCAGCTCGACCGGATTGTGATGATCGAGCAGTTGTCCCGCTCATTGTTGGGTCCCGACCTGATCGGCCGGATGGGTGAGCCGCTATCCGTACTCTACGCGGCAAACCCTGACCAGCAGCTGCGCTACCTGCATCCCGTCGTCCGAGGCGAGAAGCTGGGCGCATTTGCGCTGACCGAAGCGACCGGCGGCACCGACCCGGTGGGCAATATGGCCACAACGGCGGTGCGCAACGGCAGCGGCTGGACCGTGTCCGGCCGAAAATGCTTTGTCAGTTTGGGCGATATCGCCGACTACGTCGTCGTTTTCGCACGAACCGACCGCAGCGCGGGCGTCAAAGGCATCACCGCATTCATCGTCGACGCCGACACCCCCGGCTTCAGCGTTGTGCGCCGCATCCCGACCATGGGATCGATGGCGCCCGCCGAGATCGACCTTCGAGACTGCTTCGTGCCTGACGGCAACAGACTCGGTGAGCCCGGCCAGGGATTCATGCTGGCACAACAACTGCTCGGTACCGCACGCTTGGAGATCGGCGCACGCGCCGCCGGGGCCTGCGAAAGACTCATCGATCTCGCGATCGACCAGGTGAACAACCGCGAGTCGTTCGGGGCCACTCTCGCCACCCAGCAGGGCGTCCAGTGGATCCTGGCCGATTGCGCACTGGATCTGGAAATCGTTCGCAACCTCACCTACAGCGCCGCCAGTCGCGAAGGCGACGCCGTCGCGGCCCAGCGCATGCGTCACTCGATCACCAAAGTGGTGGCTTCCGAGGCGGTCTGCCGCATCGCCGATCGCGTCTTACAGCTCTTCGGCGGCTGGGGATACAGCACTGATCTTCCAGTCGAACGCTTCTACCGCGAGGCACGGCTGTGGCGCATTGTTGAGGGCCCCAACGAGATACACCGATCTCTGATCGGTCGATTACTGGCTCAGAACGGTGCCCGAGTCCTTCGGCCCTGA
- a CDS encoding AMP-binding protein — protein sequence MTPFPATLQNETYPALIATFADRPATAVAIRDEETTLTYRSLYGRIGALADWLAELGVAPGDTVAIMVANSADLVITELATQAVGAVGALINTNLEGQALRHVVELAGPTTIIGDPQSVVRLRNELLISHSTHDPDLAAALRGDRDPTHWLHQRECSAQDPAFINFTSGTTGYPKGVVLDQRTSSRAMMLGAALGLRDGEESFYIPTPAYHAMGLVWASLGLRLGATLILRRHFSASRYWPDIRENHCTLAYYVGTIPRMVFNQPPDPLDGDHHLKAFLGGGMPADIWEEFATRFGVTIIESYSGSDTIGTIVNFGNAPAGSIGRPSPDIEARLVGADGAEVAVGVPGELLVRPRQPTESPAVVYYGDPEATAAKNEGGWVHTGDLLRADADGNYYFVDRLRHMIRRRGVNIASAELENILSTHRAIAECAAIAVPAQLGEDDIKLVVRPAVPSLSESEVAEIAATLLPEYMYPRYIELVTALPLTITQRVKQFELKKDWDNSGTWDVKLQRYPFRPADA from the coding sequence GTGACACCCTTCCCCGCCACCCTGCAGAACGAGACATACCCCGCGTTGATCGCGACGTTCGCCGACCGTCCGGCCACCGCGGTGGCAATCCGTGACGAAGAGACGACACTGACCTACCGCAGCCTCTATGGCCGCATCGGGGCACTGGCGGACTGGCTCGCCGAACTCGGAGTGGCGCCCGGCGACACCGTCGCGATCATGGTCGCCAACAGTGCGGATCTGGTCATCACTGAACTCGCCACCCAGGCTGTCGGGGCGGTAGGCGCATTGATCAACACCAATCTCGAGGGGCAGGCGCTGCGCCATGTCGTCGAACTCGCCGGACCCACAACCATTATTGGCGACCCGCAATCCGTGGTGCGGCTGCGAAATGAGTTGCTGATATCTCACAGCACGCACGATCCCGATCTGGCGGCTGCGCTGCGCGGCGACCGCGATCCCACTCACTGGCTGCACCAGCGGGAGTGCTCGGCGCAGGACCCGGCCTTCATCAACTTCACCTCGGGCACCACCGGGTATCCCAAAGGGGTGGTACTGGACCAGCGAACGAGCTCCCGGGCGATGATGCTCGGCGCCGCACTGGGCCTTCGTGACGGCGAGGAATCGTTCTACATCCCCACACCGGCCTACCACGCCATGGGTTTGGTGTGGGCGTCGCTCGGCTTACGGCTGGGCGCAACGCTTATCCTGCGCCGGCACTTCAGCGCCAGTCGCTACTGGCCGGATATCCGGGAAAACCATTGCACGCTGGCGTATTACGTGGGAACCATACCGCGGATGGTCTTCAACCAACCGCCCGATCCGCTGGACGGCGACCACCATCTGAAGGCCTTCCTGGGCGGTGGAATGCCGGCCGACATCTGGGAAGAATTCGCCACCCGATTCGGCGTCACCATCATCGAGTCGTATTCGGGCAGTGACACTATCGGCACCATCGTCAACTTCGGCAACGCCCCCGCCGGTTCGATCGGACGGCCCAGCCCCGATATCGAAGCGCGGCTCGTCGGCGCCGACGGCGCTGAGGTCGCGGTCGGGGTGCCCGGCGAACTACTCGTCCGGCCGAGGCAGCCCACCGAGAGTCCCGCGGTAGTCTACTACGGCGACCCGGAAGCGACCGCAGCCAAGAACGAAGGCGGCTGGGTGCACACCGGTGACCTACTGCGGGCCGACGCCGACGGCAATTACTACTTTGTCGACCGGCTGCGCCACATGATTCGCCGCCGCGGAGTCAACATCGCTTCCGCTGAACTGGAGAACATCCTCTCGACGCACCGTGCCATCGCCGAATGCGCCGCCATCGCGGTACCTGCCCAGCTGGGCGAAGACGACATCAAGCTCGTGGTGCGCCCTGCCGTTCCATCGCTCAGCGAAAGCGAGGTCGCCGAGATCGCAGCCACGTTGCTACCGGAGTATATGTACCCGCGCTACATCGAACTGGTCACCGCGTTGCCACTCACCATTACACAGCGGGTGAAGCAGTTCGAGCTCAAGAAGGACTGGGACAACTCCGGCACGTGGGACGTCAAGCTACAGCGCTACCCGTTCAGACCGGCGGACGCATGA
- a CDS encoding thiolase family protein — protein MSAHPAAARRPVYVTGIGMTPFARTHEARTGGLGATAIRAALADAEIAWPEVELLVAGVVGGDLGAAPAIVHELGYTGVPAHVVENASATGSAAFNSAYHAVAAGYVGCAVAAGCGSLANALGHGAVSQQRLDLAAVSGANLPPTAFAMLKRQRMHDYGEPDDAALAVVAKNRRNASRNPLAQRRTAPSVAELKDSPMFADPLRRSECCPIGDGAAAVVLSAQPPRNGGPAIRVAAAISATDQWHPAAACAPDPGITRRVADAAYRTAGITAADLDLVEVHDAFSVEELQYLEDIGLCPPGQAGKQLIDGQFDIGGRVAVSPSGGLIGRGHPGGATGLAQIVELATQLRGTAGERQHAQRRNALAHMIGAGGSCYIQILQCEEPPR, from the coding sequence ATGAGCGCCCATCCGGCGGCGGCGCGCCGTCCGGTCTATGTCACCGGGATCGGGATGACCCCGTTTGCCCGTACCCATGAGGCCAGGACCGGCGGACTGGGCGCAACCGCCATCCGAGCTGCCTTGGCCGACGCCGAGATCGCTTGGCCGGAAGTCGAACTCCTTGTCGCCGGTGTCGTTGGCGGCGACCTGGGAGCAGCACCGGCGATCGTTCACGAGCTGGGGTACACCGGAGTGCCTGCACACGTGGTGGAGAACGCCTCTGCGACCGGTTCGGCCGCATTCAACAGCGCGTATCACGCCGTGGCCGCGGGGTACGTCGGCTGCGCGGTTGCGGCCGGATGTGGCAGCCTCGCCAACGCCCTCGGGCATGGGGCCGTTTCGCAACAGCGACTCGATCTCGCGGCAGTATCCGGTGCGAACCTTCCACCGACGGCGTTTGCCATGCTCAAACGGCAGCGCATGCACGATTACGGCGAACCCGACGACGCAGCGCTGGCGGTGGTAGCAAAGAATCGGCGAAACGCGAGCCGTAATCCACTGGCACAGCGACGCACTGCGCCGTCGGTGGCCGAACTCAAAGACTCGCCCATGTTCGCCGACCCGCTGCGCAGGAGCGAGTGCTGCCCGATCGGCGACGGCGCCGCCGCCGTCGTGTTGTCCGCCCAACCCCCGCGCAACGGTGGACCGGCGATACGGGTCGCTGCGGCGATCTCGGCAACCGACCAATGGCATCCGGCAGCAGCGTGTGCGCCCGATCCCGGGATAACCCGCCGGGTTGCTGACGCTGCCTATCGGACCGCGGGGATCACCGCTGCCGATCTGGACCTTGTCGAAGTTCACGACGCCTTCAGTGTCGAGGAATTACAGTATCTCGAAGATATCGGCCTGTGTCCGCCCGGACAGGCGGGAAAGCAACTGATCGACGGTCAGTTCGATATCGGCGGCAGGGTCGCAGTCAGCCCGAGCGGCGGGTTGATCGGCCGCGGCCACCCCGGCGGCGCAACCGGTCTGGCCCAGATCGTAGAACTGGCGACGCAGTTGCGGGGTACCGCCGGAGAGCGTCAGCACGCCCAACGACGAAACGCCCTGGCACACATGATCGGTGCCGGCGGTTCCTGTTATATCCAAATTCTCCAGTGTGAGGAGCCGCCCCGGTGA
- a CDS encoding Zn-ribbon domain-containing OB-fold protein, with protein MNPSFDPAILVTDGPTMHLISGLCPDCGAVAFPRRRHCPRCSAPTHEHPLPTVGVVRSYCRIALPLPGAEPPVTLVRVELSPQCTVQGVMDGAVDIGDRVALVPRQIDGTDNHTGFGFAGCAS; from the coding sequence ATGAATCCGTCGTTTGATCCCGCGATCCTGGTGACCGACGGACCCACCATGCACCTGATTTCGGGCTTATGCCCGGACTGCGGCGCGGTGGCGTTCCCCCGGCGGCGGCACTGCCCACGGTGCAGCGCACCGACCCATGAACACCCGCTGCCGACCGTCGGTGTGGTCCGAAGCTATTGCCGCATTGCCCTTCCGCTGCCGGGCGCCGAGCCGCCGGTGACTCTGGTGCGGGTAGAGCTGAGTCCCCAGTGCACGGTCCAAGGTGTCATGGACGGGGCGGTGGACATCGGTGATCGGGTGGCACTGGTGCCGCGACAGATCGATGGGACGGACAACCACACCGGATTCGGCTTCGCCGGGTGCGCGTCATGA
- a CDS encoding enoyl-CoA hydratase/isomerase family protein — translation MSASSEPVIVTEHDRTLYIRLNRPAAGNALDWATLEGLNRAFGVLNDDERLWAGVLTAAGDTTFCAGADLKTLPQEVAEKQKQGIPLPQTIMHGLRVRKPLLCALNGDAYGGGLELALACDMRVSSDHVRLALPEARVGMIPAGGATYRLPQLIGKGNALRMMLTGEPVTAAQASAWGLVDRVVPKDELATAIDEWIDMIARSAPLAVQAIKELVDASSAADATEAMQAEAVAIARIQRTADAAEGPRAFRERRAPTWCGR, via the coding sequence ATGTCCGCATCGAGCGAACCGGTCATCGTCACCGAGCACGACCGCACCTTGTACATCCGCCTCAACCGGCCGGCCGCCGGCAATGCCTTGGACTGGGCCACGCTGGAGGGCCTGAACCGGGCTTTCGGGGTGCTCAACGATGACGAGCGACTGTGGGCCGGGGTCTTGACCGCGGCGGGCGACACCACGTTCTGCGCCGGGGCGGATCTGAAAACCCTGCCGCAAGAGGTCGCCGAAAAGCAGAAGCAGGGCATACCGCTACCCCAGACCATCATGCATGGCCTGCGGGTACGCAAGCCCCTGCTGTGCGCCCTCAACGGTGATGCCTACGGCGGCGGGCTGGAACTCGCGCTGGCATGCGACATGCGGGTGTCGTCCGACCACGTCCGGCTCGCGCTGCCGGAAGCCCGCGTCGGCATGATCCCTGCCGGTGGGGCGACGTATCGACTGCCGCAACTGATCGGCAAAGGAAACGCCTTACGCATGATGCTCACAGGTGAGCCCGTCACCGCCGCCCAGGCGTCGGCATGGGGATTGGTGGACCGCGTGGTGCCGAAGGACGAGCTTGCCACAGCCATCGATGAGTGGATCGACATGATTGCGCGCAGCGCACCGTTGGCGGTCCAAGCCATCAAAGAACTCGTGGACGCGTCATCGGCGGCCGACGCCACCGAGGCCATGCAGGCCGAAGCGGTTGCGATCGCCCGCATTCAGCGCACCGCGGACGCCGCGGAGGGCCCGCGCGCATTCCGCGAACGTCGGGCGCCCACTTGGTGTGGCCGATGA
- a CDS encoding SDR family NAD(P)-dependent oxidoreductase yields the protein MSERVALVTGAGAGVGRAVALRLARDRTVGTVLVNDINGEAAEKVAGEVSELGSHGVAATADVTSWDAVADLVDRHGPVDVLVNNAGVPLVGAEPIPFVATEPPQWEPWLALNLQAVMYCTRAVLPGMLERRSGRVITVVSDAARVGEAGLAVYSAAKAGAAGFMRATAREVGPAGITCNCVALGTIKHGRVAEYITEDLERKIVRAYPLARLGTPDDAAGMIVFLAGADAGWITGQTYPVNGGFSMVV from the coding sequence ATGTCCGAGCGGGTTGCGTTGGTCACCGGAGCCGGTGCAGGTGTCGGTAGGGCGGTCGCGTTGCGGCTGGCCCGGGACCGGACGGTCGGCACCGTCCTGGTCAACGACATCAACGGCGAGGCGGCGGAGAAGGTGGCCGGCGAGGTGTCGGAACTGGGCTCCCACGGGGTCGCCGCGACGGCCGACGTCACGTCGTGGGATGCGGTTGCCGACCTGGTCGACCGGCACGGCCCCGTCGACGTACTGGTGAACAACGCCGGCGTGCCGCTTGTCGGCGCCGAGCCGATCCCGTTCGTGGCGACCGAGCCGCCGCAGTGGGAGCCGTGGTTGGCACTCAACCTGCAGGCGGTCATGTACTGCACCCGCGCGGTGCTACCCGGGATGTTGGAACGTCGCTCGGGCCGGGTGATCACGGTGGTGTCGGACGCAGCACGCGTCGGCGAGGCCGGCCTGGCTGTCTATTCTGCGGCGAAAGCTGGTGCGGCCGGCTTCATGAGGGCCACGGCCAGGGAGGTGGGGCCCGCGGGGATCACCTGCAACTGTGTTGCGCTCGGCACGATCAAACACGGCCGGGTCGCCGAGTACATCACCGAGGACCTGGAACGCAAAATCGTGCGGGCATACCCGTTGGCGCGCCTCGGCACGCCGGACGACGCCGCGGGGATGATCGTGTTCTTGGCCGGCGCCGACGCCGGCTGGATCACCGGCCAGACCTACCCGGTCAACGGCGGATTCTCGATGGTGGTGTGA
- a CDS encoding TetR/AcrR family transcriptional regulator — translation MSGPLRRRLPKAERRALILEAAREAFLSHGVGATRVADIADVAGINTALMYQHFNSKEELFSEAVVYPLEQLLARTEQQTRMLVNGADNIHERTTEEFVREVLRIMVELGPLFGTVLFGDREVGRTFYRDRLEPTLSGIVNLIDRGLPNWRHNEFDPRRTTVAVFGMCWFTALDSNMRGETLDVEAAGKQLTSLIFSGLQGDRDAGAE, via the coding sequence ATGTCAGGTCCGCTACGGCGCCGGCTGCCCAAGGCTGAACGGCGCGCGCTGATTCTGGAGGCGGCTCGAGAGGCATTCCTCAGCCACGGTGTAGGAGCGACCCGTGTCGCCGACATCGCCGACGTTGCCGGAATCAACACGGCACTGATGTACCAGCACTTCAATTCCAAGGAAGAGCTTTTCAGCGAGGCTGTGGTGTATCCGCTGGAGCAGCTGCTGGCGCGCACGGAACAGCAGACCCGCATGCTGGTCAACGGGGCGGACAACATCCACGAGCGGACGACCGAAGAGTTCGTGCGCGAGGTGTTGCGGATCATGGTCGAGTTGGGCCCGCTGTTCGGGACGGTGCTGTTCGGTGACCGTGAAGTCGGCCGGACTTTCTACCGGGACCGTCTGGAACCCACGCTGAGCGGGATCGTCAACCTCATCGATCGCGGCCTGCCCAACTGGCGGCACAACGAGTTCGACCCGCGCCGGACGACGGTCGCGGTGTTCGGAATGTGCTGGTTCACCGCACTGGACAGCAACATGCGTGGCGAAACGCTCGACGTGGAGGCCGCCGGCAAGCAGCTGACGTCCCTGATCTTCAGCGGCCTGCAAGGCGATCGCGATGCCGGCGCCGAGTGA
- a CDS encoding NDMA-dependent alcohol dehydrogenase, producing MRTTAAVLWDRNQKWEVEEVELDGPKQAEVMIELTASGLCHSDDHIVTGDMPLVLPAIGGHEGAGVVVEVGPGVSEVAVGDPVVFSFVPSCGRCTPCAKGMANLCVLGAGLIAGPQLDGTHRFHARGQNLGQMCLLGTFSEYTVVPTSSVVKIDPAIPLDKAALVGCGVTTGYGSAVRTGETRDGDTVVVMGVGGIGINAVQGARIAGARHIVALDPVEYKRTRAPEFGATHTAATVGEAFGLVMQLTGGQMADVCVVTTDCAEGSYVAQALSLIGKRGRVVMTATPHLADTTVAMSLVDLILFEKQVRGSLFGSSNPHYDISRILGLYSSGQLKLDELITREYALEDINQGYADMHAGLNLRGVIRF from the coding sequence ATGAGAACCACTGCGGCTGTGTTGTGGGACCGAAACCAGAAATGGGAAGTCGAAGAAGTCGAGCTCGACGGTCCTAAGCAGGCCGAGGTCATGATTGAACTCACTGCCAGCGGGCTCTGTCACTCCGACGATCACATCGTCACCGGGGACATGCCTTTGGTGCTACCCGCGATCGGTGGACACGAAGGGGCCGGCGTCGTCGTCGAGGTCGGCCCGGGGGTGTCCGAGGTCGCCGTGGGCGACCCGGTGGTGTTCAGCTTCGTCCCGTCCTGCGGTCGCTGCACACCGTGCGCGAAAGGCATGGCCAATTTGTGCGTGCTGGGGGCTGGACTCATCGCCGGCCCGCAACTCGACGGCACCCACCGATTCCATGCCCGCGGTCAGAACCTGGGCCAGATGTGCCTGCTCGGAACCTTTTCCGAGTACACGGTGGTCCCCACGTCATCGGTGGTCAAGATCGATCCGGCGATCCCGCTGGACAAGGCGGCCCTGGTCGGATGCGGGGTCACCACCGGCTACGGCAGCGCCGTGCGGACCGGTGAGACCCGCGACGGCGACACCGTGGTGGTGATGGGAGTCGGTGGCATCGGCATCAACGCTGTGCAGGGCGCCCGGATCGCCGGTGCCCGTCACATCGTGGCGCTGGACCCCGTCGAATACAAGCGCACCCGCGCCCCCGAGTTCGGTGCCACCCACACTGCGGCCACCGTCGGGGAAGCCTTCGGGCTGGTCATGCAGCTCACCGGTGGACAGATGGCCGACGTCTGCGTCGTCACCACCGACTGCGCCGAAGGCAGCTATGTCGCGCAGGCGCTGAGCCTGATCGGCAAGCGTGGCCGGGTGGTGATGACCGCGACACCGCACCTCGCCGACACCACCGTGGCGATGTCGCTCGTCGACTTGATTCTGTTCGAGAAGCAGGTCCGCGGCTCGCTTTTCGGCTCGTCGAACCCGCACTACGACATATCCCGGATTCTAGGTCTGTACTCCAGCGGTCAACTGAAGCTCGATGAGTTGATCACGCGCGAATACGCGCTGGAGGACATCAACCAGGGCTATGCCGACATGCATGCGGGCCTCAACCTGCGCGGCGTGATCCGGTTCTGA